The following coding sequences are from one Thamnophis elegans isolate rThaEle1 chromosome 5, rThaEle1.pri, whole genome shotgun sequence window:
- the NASP gene encoding nuclear autoantigenic sperm protein, translated as MTEEASAPSTSTDKTESIDVDGEAKRLLGLGQKNLVMGDIPSAVNAFQEAASLLGKKYGETANECAEAFFFYGKSLLELARMENGVLGNALEGVQVEEEEEKTEASTVESADNIDEEAREDLRDQVYNAMGENESGKTSEESLVETRVQVKNKDAEVEEVREEKAAVNIADNLGEKEKSSKQVEDMQEKQVSEQTMEDSLEVSAAAEEKPEETTGGEKLAAEETHEDIVLKKVLVVDKAPREEKLIEEAAEAASGDPVQKEVTAEEKLALEKMDQKAEKLVVLTAEKHTNANLENSIVETSAKTSQETLEEKELVSAVDKVEWKAEKAEQTTVAIIQETDLVAGQENVDLKEKEKLNEPVASGEVLPTSTNEITSPGVVEQSCEIEIEEKAEAAAKVEKEEEKDHEMGEGEETEGSEEDKTEEEKENYSTAEEKESEEDEVGNLELAWDMLELAKVIYKRQDTKEAQLHAAQAHLKLGEVSIESENYMQAIEEFHSCLALQQKYLEAYDRLLAETHYHLGLAYHYNNQYEEAVLQFSKSMEVIDKRLVMLTERLKAKGEGPAEDEKEIEELKGLLPEIKEKIEDSKESQNSARVTELALKATLVGGSSSFSQGSESSATSTIPVGHKTDGATDISHLVRKKRKPEEETQQGDNEAKKSKSEPAVNGGGDTAPNGNEAAEKMEKETGGRPQVETVQNTV; from the exons ATGACAGAAGAGGCTTCTGCTCCCTCTACTTCTACTGACAAAACAGAAAG TATTGATGTGGACGGGGAAGCCAAGAGACTACTCGGCTTGGGACAAAAGAATCTGGTAATGGGAGATATTCCATCTGCTGTTAATGCTTTTCAGGAAGCTGCTAGCCTTTT GGGCAAGAAGTATGGGGAAACAGCAAATGAGTGTGCTGAGGCTTTCTTTTTTTATGGAAAATCACTTCTGGAGTTGGCAAG AATGGAAAATGGGGTGCTGGGAAATGCTTTGGAAGGAGTGCaagtggaagaggaagaagaaaaaacggAAGCCTCAACGGTAGAAAGCGCTGATAATATAGATG AAGAAGCAAGGGAGGATTTAAGAGATCAGGTATATAATGCCATGGGGGAAAACGAATCCGGAAAAACTTCAGAAGAATCTCTGGTAGAAACTAGAGTGCAAGTGAAAAATAAAGATGCAGAAGTGGAGGAAGTTAGAGAAGAAAAGGCAGCTGTGAATATAGCTGACAAtcttggagaaaaagaaaaatcaagcaaGCAAGTAGAAGATATGCAAGAAAAACAGGTCAGTGAACAAACCATGGAAGATTCATTAGAAGTTAGTGCTGCTGCAGAAGAAAAGCCAGAAGAGACAACTGGAGGAGAAAAACTAGCAGCGGAAGAAACCCATGAAGACATTGTACTTAAGAAAGTATTGGTTGTAGATAAGGCTCCAAGGGAAGAAAAACTAATAGAAGAAGCTGCAGAAGCAGCTAGTGGAGACCCTGTACAGAAGGAAGTGACTGCAGAAGAAAAGCTAGCTTTAGAAAAGATGGATCAGAAGGCAGAAAAGCTTGTAGTTTTGACTGCTGAAAAGCACACAAATGCAAATCTAGAAAATTCAATAGTAGAGACATCAGCAAAAACTTCACAAGAGAcattagaagaaaaagaattggtgTCTGCTGTTGATAAAGTAGAATGGAAGGCAGAAAAGGCAGAACAGACAACTGTGGCTATTATTCAAGAAACGGACTTGGTTGCTGGACAAGAAAACGTGgatttgaaagagaaagaaaaattgaatGAACCTGTGGCTTCAGGGGAAGTGTTACCTACATCTACAAATGAAATTACTTCTCCAGGGGTTGTTGAACAGTCATGTGAAATAGAAATTGAAGAAAAAGCTGAAGCTGCTGCTAAggtagaaaaggaagaagaaaaggatcacgagatgggagagggagaag AGACAGAAGGGTCAGAGGAAGATAAAactgaagaggagaaagaaaattaTTCTACAGCTGAAGAAAAG GAGAGTGAAGAAGATGAAGTTGGAAACTTAGAGCTGGCTTGGGATATGTTGGAATTGgcaaaagtaatatataaaag GCAGGACACTAAAGAAGCACAGCTCCATGCTGCTCAGGCTCATCTAAAACTAGGAGAAGTTAGCATTGAATCTG AAAACTACATGCAAGCTATAGAGGAGTTTCATTCCTGCTTGGCTCTTCAGCAGAAGTATTTAGAAGCCTATGACCGTTTACTTGCAGAGACTCACTACCACCTTGGGTTGGCGTATCACTACAACAATCAGTATGAGGAAGCAGTGCTGCAGTTCAGTAAATCAATGGAAGTAATTGACAAAAGACTGG TTATGCTGACTGAGCGACTAAAAGCAAAGGGAGAGGGGCCAGCTGaggatgaaaaagaaatagaggaacTCAAGGGCCTGCTTCctgaaatcaaagaaaaaatagaggatTCAAAAGAGTCTCAAAACAGTGCAAGAGTGACTGAACTGGCTCTGAAAGCAACTCTA GTTGGCGGATCTTCCAGCTTTTCACAAGGGTCTGAAAGTAGTGCTACTTCAACA ATTCCAGTTGGACACAAGACTGATGGAGCTACAGACATCTCCCATCTTGTTAGGAAAAAG AGGAAACCAGAGGAAGAAACTCAACAGGGAGACAATGAAGCTAAGAAATCTAAATCAGAACCAGCTGTGAATGGTGGTGGTGATACAGCTCCCAATGGAAATGAGGCTGcagagaaaatggaaaaggaG acagGGGGAAGACCACAAGTTGAAACTGTTCAAAATACTGTATGA